In the Candidatus Baltobacteraceae bacterium genome, one interval contains:
- a CDS encoding alcohol dehydrogenase catalytic domain-containing protein — MNAMVLRQFDAPLVAEGREIPIPGQGEALVRVAACGVCGTDLKGYKGVVATIKPPRVLGHEVAGEVVSVGGGVSGELVGQRACIYLYRGCGVCAYCQSDRENMCINPGPRIGFERDGGFADYLVCAADNLIAIPDGIESDAAAVLCDAAATAARAIARADLKAGQRVAILGVGGLGSFAVQLAKRAGARVIAADVKSERLNSARDLGAEETVDLRSASLPRGLDAAIDFAGVAQSATAGFEALAPDGILVVTGYDPGAIFPVQTQTLARTQRRVAGSRGSTRSDLRMVIDLVARGELRAAIGDHFTLSQANEALARVSAGAGVGRAVICSA, encoded by the coding sequence ATGAACGCGATGGTGTTGCGTCAATTCGATGCGCCGCTGGTCGCCGAAGGACGCGAGATTCCTATTCCCGGTCAAGGCGAAGCGCTCGTGCGGGTCGCGGCCTGCGGCGTATGTGGAACGGATCTCAAAGGTTATAAAGGCGTCGTAGCTACGATTAAGCCGCCGCGCGTCCTCGGACACGAAGTCGCCGGTGAAGTCGTATCAGTGGGCGGCGGAGTATCGGGTGAGCTCGTCGGTCAACGCGCGTGCATCTATTTGTACCGAGGCTGCGGCGTCTGCGCGTACTGTCAAAGCGATCGGGAGAACATGTGCATCAACCCGGGGCCACGCATCGGCTTCGAGCGCGACGGTGGATTTGCGGACTATCTCGTGTGTGCCGCCGATAATCTCATCGCAATTCCGGACGGGATCGAAAGCGATGCTGCTGCTGTGCTGTGCGATGCGGCGGCGACTGCCGCACGCGCCATCGCGCGTGCCGATCTGAAGGCCGGGCAAAGGGTCGCCATTCTTGGCGTGGGCGGACTGGGTTCGTTCGCGGTACAGCTCGCGAAGCGCGCCGGAGCGAGGGTCATCGCTGCAGACGTCAAGTCCGAACGGCTCAATTCAGCGCGCGATCTCGGTGCCGAAGAAACCGTCGATCTCCGCTCGGCGAGCTTGCCGCGCGGACTCGATGCCGCAATCGATTTCGCCGGCGTCGCCCAAAGCGCGACGGCCGGATTCGAAGCCCTTGCACCCGACGGCATTCTCGTCGTGACCGGCTACGATCCAGGCGCGATTTTTCCAGTGCAGACTCAGACGCTCGCGCGTACGCAACGGCGCGTTGCCGGGTCTCGCGGTTCGACACGTAGCGATCTGCGAATGGTCATCGATCTCGTCGCGCGTGGCGAGCTACGCGCCGCGATCGGCGACCACTTCACACTCTCACAAGCCAACGAGGCGCTGGCGCGCGTCAGCGCGGGAGCCGGGGTAGGTCGAGCCGTAATCTGCTCAGCATGA
- a CDS encoding aldo/keto reductase, which produces MRFAVLPNSDLKVSVVGLGCNSFGTRADRNASLAILDRALDAGITLFDTADMYGGGKSEEILGEWLPKHRDRVVLTTKGGGAGNKPAERGGSRQHLRSALEASLRRLQTDYIDLYYVHYFDGVTPDDETFGTLEEFKRDGKIRAVGVSNYSAWQVGRTLWASERSRFVRCSVVQASYSLIDRTAELEMLPLCLAEQVGFYAFWPLGGGILTAKYRNNAPPPPSSRLSTQPIFAQSVTSPRLAFAERVAAMAQENNWSPAQLALAWVLKRPGVTGALCGATRTEQLGDNLGALEVDLTDDLLQELEELSSDAQHTPFR; this is translated from the coding sequence ATGCGCTTCGCTGTCTTGCCGAACAGCGACCTCAAAGTGTCGGTCGTAGGGCTCGGATGCAATTCATTCGGAACGCGGGCGGATCGCAACGCATCACTTGCAATACTCGATCGAGCACTCGACGCGGGGATCACGCTTTTCGACACAGCCGACATGTATGGCGGCGGCAAGTCCGAGGAAATACTCGGGGAGTGGTTACCCAAGCACCGTGATCGCGTCGTCTTGACGACAAAGGGCGGTGGCGCGGGGAATAAACCCGCCGAGCGCGGCGGCTCGCGACAACATTTGCGCAGCGCGCTTGAAGCGAGTCTACGACGCTTGCAGACCGATTATATCGATCTGTATTACGTGCACTATTTCGATGGCGTGACGCCGGATGACGAGACATTCGGGACGCTTGAGGAATTCAAGCGCGACGGGAAGATTCGTGCGGTCGGCGTTTCGAACTATTCTGCCTGGCAAGTCGGACGCACGTTATGGGCGAGCGAGCGCAGCAGGTTCGTGCGCTGTTCCGTCGTGCAGGCCAGCTATTCACTTATCGATCGGACGGCAGAGCTTGAGATGTTGCCGCTGTGCCTTGCCGAACAGGTCGGTTTCTACGCTTTTTGGCCGCTCGGCGGCGGTATTCTCACCGCGAAATACCGCAATAACGCGCCACCACCGCCATCGTCACGTCTTTCGACGCAGCCAATCTTCGCGCAGAGTGTCACCTCGCCACGCCTAGCGTTTGCGGAACGCGTTGCAGCGATGGCGCAAGAAAACAATTGGAGTCCGGCGCAACTCGCACTCGCTTGGGTGCTCAAACGTCCCGGCGTTACCGGAGCCTTGTGCGGAGCGACCAGGACGGAGCAGCTCGGCGACAATCTTGGCGCACTCGAGGTTGATCTCACCGATGACCTGTTGCAGGAGCTCGAGGAGCTGTCATCCGATGCGCAGCACACGCCGTTCCGGTGA
- a CDS encoding amidohydrolase family protein, with amino-acid sequence MATEERKTVIRAGRLIDGNGGFREGGVVVVLDGDRIESIGQIDSQRLPEDYTTVDAGDATLMPGLMDCHLHLNQYNTLTFKNYRAAAFEITPQLQMLYALLHAQICMEMGFTTLRDLGGYSYAGHVTAEMCALRDAIEFGIIAGPRLFCAGWAIITNAHLDCILPRNVPRVALATADGPWELRKLTRSQLRIGADLIKTCCSGGGGTDKEEPDIRNMTQEEIDAIVDESHAFGKRTAVHCFTPEAQKMAMRAGADTLEHSVFTDDEAIAMMKERKIILTPTLQHRTDHAIEIRRQMGTPEFTLKKMKKIQPSTKETFQRLHRAGIKMALGTDTQLDPEMGSQAGEMVIYVDFGMTPEEAIKTGTKHAAEAIGVEDKLGTLEPGKIADIIAVNGNPYADIKVLTEKKNILLVMKEGRVYVDRRPGQTERLIHDASWGWKIPI; translated from the coding sequence GTGGCGACAGAAGAACGCAAGACTGTTATTCGTGCCGGCCGGCTCATCGACGGCAACGGCGGATTCCGCGAAGGCGGGGTCGTCGTCGTGCTCGACGGCGACCGCATTGAGAGCATCGGACAAATCGATTCGCAGCGTCTACCCGAGGATTACACCACGGTTGACGCGGGGGACGCGACACTGATGCCCGGTCTGATGGATTGTCATCTCCATCTGAATCAGTACAACACGCTGACGTTCAAGAATTATCGCGCGGCAGCATTCGAGATTACACCGCAACTGCAGATGCTCTACGCCCTTCTCCACGCACAGATTTGCATGGAGATGGGCTTTACGACCTTGCGCGACCTGGGCGGCTACAGTTACGCCGGCCACGTGACTGCAGAGATGTGCGCCCTGCGTGACGCGATCGAGTTCGGCATCATCGCCGGACCGCGACTTTTCTGCGCCGGGTGGGCGATCATCACGAACGCACATCTCGATTGCATCTTGCCGCGGAACGTTCCGCGCGTTGCGCTGGCGACGGCCGACGGCCCGTGGGAGCTGCGTAAGCTGACACGCTCGCAGCTGCGCATTGGCGCCGACCTCATTAAAACGTGCTGCTCGGGCGGCGGCGGAACCGATAAGGAAGAGCCCGACATCCGAAACATGACGCAAGAAGAGATCGACGCGATCGTCGATGAGTCACATGCTTTTGGAAAGCGTACTGCGGTCCACTGCTTTACACCCGAAGCGCAAAAGATGGCAATGCGCGCCGGCGCTGATACGCTCGAGCATTCCGTCTTCACTGACGACGAAGCGATCGCGATGATGAAAGAGCGTAAGATCATTTTAACGCCGACGCTTCAGCATCGGACCGATCATGCAATTGAGATTCGTCGTCAAATGGGTACACCCGAGTTCACGCTCAAGAAGATGAAGAAAATTCAGCCGTCCACGAAGGAGACGTTCCAGCGTCTGCATCGGGCCGGAATCAAGATGGCGCTCGGAACCGATACGCAGCTCGATCCGGAAATGGGCAGTCAGGCCGGCGAGATGGTCATCTACGTCGACTTCGGGATGACACCCGAAGAGGCGATCAAGACCGGAACGAAACACGCGGCGGAAGCGATCGGCGTCGAAGACAAATTGGGAACGCTCGAACCTGGAAAGATCGCCGATATCATCGCGGTGAACGGTAATCCGTATGCGGACATCAAGGTCCTCACCGAGAAAAAGAACATTTTACTAGTGATGAAAGAAGGCCGAGTCTACGTCGATCGGCGCCCGGGGCAAACGGAACGCCTGATCCACGATGCCTCGTGGGGGTGGAAGATTCCGATTTAG
- a CDS encoding GntR family transcriptional regulator, producing MSQADDPLDILTTLAGRLGDMAVLEQTIAPAIREAIIIGALPGGMRLSELQVARRLQVSRTPVRRALNQLAHEGLIVIAPHVGASVRAIRPEDVEEIYEVRIALEVLAVKLLIERVSAVGRAEFMEAMESLRAAAIDADAYAEALDAFHLLIMRLARNRTLVQMYQNLVGPIRRFRRINLGPSDRVQRSLRANLRVARAMLAGDPSAAALMEEHLKQASADVIALLRAQFVLKKGTELT from the coding sequence TTGTCGCAAGCCGACGATCCCCTCGACATCCTGACGACCCTCGCGGGACGGTTGGGCGACATGGCGGTCTTGGAACAAACGATCGCCCCTGCAATTCGCGAGGCAATTATCATTGGAGCCCTGCCCGGCGGGATGCGGCTTTCGGAGCTTCAGGTCGCACGCCGCCTACAGGTAAGCCGCACCCCCGTTCGCCGGGCGCTCAACCAATTGGCGCACGAGGGGCTGATCGTAATCGCTCCGCACGTCGGCGCGTCCGTGCGCGCCATCCGGCCCGAAGACGTCGAGGAGATTTACGAGGTTCGCATTGCGCTCGAGGTGCTCGCCGTGAAGTTGCTGATCGAACGAGTGAGCGCGGTCGGACGCGCGGAGTTCATGGAAGCGATGGAGTCGCTCCGGGCCGCCGCCATCGACGCCGATGCGTATGCTGAGGCGCTCGACGCATTCCACCTGTTGATCATGCGGCTGGCTCGGAATCGCACGCTCGTTCAGATGTATCAGAATCTCGTCGGACCGATCCGGCGATTTCGCCGCATCAATCTTGGCCCTTCCGATCGAGTGCAGCGATCGCTGCGCGCGAATCTGCGCGTTGCTCGCGCAATGCTTGCAGGCGATCCGAGCGCAGCAGCTTTGATGGAGGAGCATTTGAAACAAGCCAGCGCCGACGTAATTGCCTTGCTACGTGCCCAGTTCGTTTTGAAGAAGGGGACCGAACTAACATGA
- a CDS encoding M20/M25/M40 family metallo-hydrolase has product MTTSVERVVSAVDKGIVRDVLTRLVDTPSPTGHEMAIAQLLAEIFREYKLETRLQNIYDERYNVVGRMPGTGGGPTLLFSGHLDTSVRGDEDYLSGIGWKNKAVLDGDWLYGNGAFNMKNGFASFIAAIAAMRSCDIKLPGDIIVAGTAGEIEMAPVDEFEGREYDGYGTGMWHLVSHGVAADVHVLPEPTGLNVHVGMFGTVWAKITTHGAFAHTAWSASQPSAIKRMRPMLDAIESWAPEYRKRNAFMGVEPAVNVAAIRGGLPWRAARTPNLCRLYVDVRIPPPVFPLDVQLELRDLVAAVAAREKFDIEIEFYMSRPGTLVSPSHPVVRSVADAHQSLTGSDPHVSFAPPFCTDAIDSNRFGIPTVVYGAGGRSRAATSKNGSADMSTDARAFDGEYVSISDVATAGQVFAQSAIEICSKNRAEFVRGRGLMPAVDLQEART; this is encoded by the coding sequence ATGACCACGTCAGTGGAACGCGTCGTCTCGGCCGTCGACAAGGGCATCGTACGCGATGTTCTGACGCGCCTGGTAGATACGCCGAGTCCGACCGGCCACGAGATGGCAATCGCGCAACTGCTCGCGGAGATTTTCCGAGAATATAAGCTCGAAACGCGGTTGCAAAACATCTACGACGAGCGCTACAACGTCGTCGGCCGCATGCCGGGTACGGGAGGTGGTCCCACGCTGTTGTTCAGCGGTCACCTCGACACGTCCGTACGCGGGGACGAGGACTACTTGAGCGGAATCGGTTGGAAAAATAAGGCTGTTCTTGACGGCGATTGGCTTTACGGCAACGGCGCGTTCAACATGAAGAACGGTTTCGCAAGCTTTATCGCAGCCATCGCAGCGATGCGTTCTTGCGACATAAAATTGCCGGGCGACATTATCGTGGCCGGAACCGCTGGAGAAATCGAGATGGCGCCGGTGGATGAGTTCGAAGGCCGCGAGTACGACGGATACGGGACCGGCATGTGGCACCTGGTTAGTCACGGAGTTGCCGCCGATGTGCACGTGCTTCCGGAACCGACCGGCCTAAACGTACACGTCGGCATGTTCGGAACGGTGTGGGCAAAGATTACGACGCACGGGGCGTTCGCGCACACGGCCTGGTCGGCATCGCAGCCGAGTGCGATCAAGCGTATGCGGCCGATGCTCGATGCAATCGAGTCGTGGGCACCGGAATACAGAAAGCGCAACGCCTTTATGGGCGTCGAGCCGGCGGTCAACGTTGCGGCTATTCGCGGAGGGCTTCCCTGGCGCGCCGCGCGCACGCCGAATCTGTGTCGTCTCTACGTCGACGTGCGCATTCCGCCACCAGTTTTTCCTCTCGACGTGCAGCTCGAGCTGCGTGATCTTGTCGCAGCCGTCGCAGCGCGCGAGAAATTTGACATCGAGATCGAATTCTACATGTCTCGACCCGGCACGCTCGTATCGCCGTCGCATCCGGTTGTTCGGAGCGTTGCTGACGCGCATCAGAGCCTGACGGGAAGCGACCCGCACGTTTCGTTCGCGCCGCCGTTCTGTACGGATGCAATCGACAGCAATCGTTTTGGAATTCCAACTGTGGTCTACGGCGCCGGCGGGCGTTCGCGGGCGGCAACTTCGAAGAACGGCAGCGCGGATATGAGCACCGATGCGCGGGCGTTCGACGGAGAGTACGTTTCCATCTCAGACGTCGCAACCGCGGGACAGGTCTTCGCCCAATCCGCGATTGAGATTTGCTCGAAAAACCGGGCCGAATTCGTTCGCGGGCGTGGACTGATGCCCGCAGTCGACCTTCAGGAGGCACGCACGTGA
- a CDS encoding ABC transporter substrate-binding protein, which produces MRKLNIVLGTTPQFGNVIVGLQKGFYEKEGLPAEITYFTSGSAATQAFRTGNGDVAVAGDLPSLRLWTGGDGVGLCPQAHYDLSIIVTRDSIKNAQDMKGKKIGILLGSTSEYFIQKYVTKAGMTMNDIQAINLTPAEMVTGLDRGDIDGFVLWQPFGWKAVDTIKGVHILTDAGPYFQEWEACTVNKTYAATHQPELAAFVRGLRAAGKWIPGNLDDAGQAVAQALRTQDVATMKKQLGLINWDLNFTPKFRSDMDQLAGFIKTKIDWSTMFDPRSLRQVDSSLVS; this is translated from the coding sequence TTGCGCAAGCTGAACATCGTGCTCGGTACGACGCCGCAGTTCGGTAACGTAATCGTCGGATTACAAAAGGGATTCTACGAGAAAGAAGGCTTGCCGGCGGAGATCACCTACTTCACGAGCGGCTCGGCCGCGACGCAAGCATTCCGAACCGGAAACGGCGACGTTGCCGTGGCCGGCGATCTCCCTTCGCTCCGATTGTGGACGGGTGGCGACGGAGTTGGTCTGTGTCCGCAAGCGCACTATGATTTGAGCATCATCGTCACGCGCGATTCGATCAAGAACGCGCAGGACATGAAGGGTAAGAAGATCGGGATTCTGCTCGGATCCACGTCCGAATATTTCATTCAAAAATACGTCACAAAAGCCGGCATGACGATGAACGATATCCAGGCGATCAACTTGACGCCGGCGGAGATGGTAACCGGACTGGATCGCGGCGATATCGACGGCTTCGTACTGTGGCAGCCGTTCGGTTGGAAGGCCGTTGACACGATCAAAGGCGTGCACATCCTGACCGATGCCGGACCATATTTCCAAGAATGGGAAGCCTGCACCGTCAATAAAACCTATGCGGCGACGCACCAACCGGAGCTTGCCGCATTTGTGAGAGGCCTGCGAGCGGCCGGCAAGTGGATCCCTGGCAATCTCGATGACGCGGGGCAAGCGGTCGCGCAAGCGCTGCGTACGCAAGACGTTGCGACCATGAAGAAGCAGCTCGGTCTCATCAACTGGGATTTGAATTTCACGCCGAAGTTCAGAAGCGATATGGACCAGCTTGCGGGCTTTATCAAGACGAAGATCGACTGGAGCACGATGTTCGATCCTCGTTCCTTACGCCAAGTGGATTCGTCGCTCGTTTCTTGA
- a CDS encoding ABC transporter ATP-binding protein, producing the protein MTSVSSQPNWSTVAFRDVSKLYRDSRGAEYAAVEGISLDVTRGSFHCLLGPSGCGKTTLLNIVAGFEAPSLGKISFVSADGSETKIAGPGADRSVIFQDSTAALFPWLNVQENVAFGPKLRHASIADFEPRLRATLALVGLEQHAHKFPYELSGGMRQRLQIARALIMDPEMMLMDEPLAALDAITKRAMQRELVRIWSETGRTVVYVTHDIAEALLLATRITVMSNGPKAKIKADLPIDLPRPRDPADPAFARYVRELENLIDESAQVAASA; encoded by the coding sequence TTGACCAGCGTTTCGAGCCAGCCAAACTGGTCGACGGTAGCGTTTCGGGACGTCTCCAAACTCTATCGTGATTCACGGGGAGCCGAGTACGCGGCGGTCGAGGGTATCTCGCTCGACGTTACGCGCGGCTCTTTTCATTGCTTGCTCGGGCCGAGCGGTTGCGGCAAGACGACCTTGCTCAACATCGTGGCGGGCTTCGAAGCCCCGAGCTTGGGCAAGATCTCTTTCGTTTCTGCGGACGGAAGCGAGACGAAGATTGCGGGTCCCGGCGCCGACCGTTCGGTAATCTTTCAGGACTCGACGGCAGCCTTGTTCCCGTGGCTCAACGTTCAGGAAAACGTAGCCTTCGGTCCAAAGCTGCGTCACGCGTCGATTGCGGATTTCGAACCGCGCTTGCGCGCGACGCTGGCACTCGTCGGCCTCGAACAGCACGCGCACAAATTCCCTTACGAGCTCTCCGGAGGGATGCGACAGCGCTTGCAGATCGCGCGCGCCTTGATCATGGATCCTGAGATGATGCTGATGGACGAGCCGCTTGCGGCGCTCGACGCCATCACGAAGCGCGCGATGCAGCGCGAGCTGGTCCGCATTTGGTCTGAAACCGGTCGTACCGTCGTTTATGTAACGCACGATATCGCCGAAGCGCTGCTGCTCGCGACACGTATCACCGTTATGAGCAACGGGCCAAAGGCGAAAATAAAGGCCGATCTTCCGATCGACTTACCGCGTCCGCGCGATCCTGCAGATCCGGCTTTTGCACGCTACGTCAGAGAGCTGGAAAACCTCATCGATGAGAGCGCCCAGGTCGCGGCAAGCGCATGA
- a CDS encoding ABC transporter permease — protein MSPGTRRALMAVISLTAFLVIWQLADMYWFNPRLVPSPATTFVSAWQMLRTGDLEANVGISLWRILVGYVAGCVLGIILGGIIGRVAIIRDLADPILEMIRPVSPVAIVPLAMLWFGIGETSKYFVIGYASVIVVLLNTAAGVSRTPRSRVRAALSLGATNMQVFLRVVLPSAVPYVLTGMRVALGFAFMGVVAAELIGAHRGIGFLIMNSQMLMETDQLFVGLLALSVVGAATDRLFRYILDRSMKRYMQFLEES, from the coding sequence ATGAGCCCCGGGACGCGCAGAGCCTTGATGGCGGTGATCTCGCTAACGGCGTTCCTCGTCATTTGGCAGCTCGCGGACATGTATTGGTTCAATCCGCGTTTGGTACCCAGCCCCGCGACGACGTTTGTAAGCGCGTGGCAGATGCTCCGCACCGGCGATTTGGAAGCGAACGTCGGCATCAGTCTATGGCGAATTCTCGTCGGCTACGTAGCAGGGTGCGTGCTCGGAATCATTTTAGGCGGCATCATCGGACGGGTTGCAATCATTCGTGATCTGGCCGATCCGATACTCGAGATGATCCGGCCGGTTTCGCCCGTCGCGATCGTTCCGCTCGCGATGCTGTGGTTTGGTATCGGCGAGACCTCGAAATATTTCGTCATCGGTTACGCGTCGGTTATCGTCGTGCTGCTCAATACCGCCGCCGGCGTTTCGCGCACGCCGCGCTCGCGCGTTCGTGCGGCATTGTCGCTCGGCGCGACGAACATGCAAGTCTTCTTGCGTGTCGTCCTTCCGTCAGCCGTTCCCTACGTGCTGACCGGGATGCGCGTCGCGCTCGGTTTCGCATTCATGGGCGTTGTCGCTGCCGAGCTCATCGGTGCGCATCGCGGCATCGGCTTCCTGATCATGAACTCGCAGATGCTGATGGAGACCGACCAGCTCTTCGTCGGCCTGCTTGCGCTTAGCGTCGTCGGCGCCGCAACCGATCGACTCTTCCGCTACATCCTCGATCGTAGCATGAAGCGCTACATGCAATTCCTCGAGGAGTCTTAG
- a CDS encoding arylamine N-acetyltransferase, whose amino-acid sequence MPDIDLNAYFTRIGYDGSREPTLATLGAIQMGHMSRIPFENLDVLLGRGVRLDLDSLQKKLVAAKRGGYCFEHSTLLGAVLEQLGFSVERHAARVVLFLQPTEAPRTHMFLVVTLPEGKFVVDPGFGGSGARFPVPLEGSAENATHWIAREGRNIILRFKRDGTDVDGWVSDYEEVNNPIDFEMGNHMTSTHPTSPFRQLIMMSIVTPTGRVSVMNRDITFHDGDDVMPMQLADRRAFRNLLVEHYGFDLPEFDTLRIPAIPEWD is encoded by the coding sequence ATGCCGGACATCGATCTCAACGCATATTTCACGCGCATCGGTTACGACGGATCGCGCGAGCCGACGCTTGCGACGCTCGGTGCAATTCAAATGGGGCACATGTCGCGCATCCCGTTTGAGAATCTCGACGTGCTGCTTGGCCGCGGCGTTCGACTCGATCTCGATTCGCTCCAAAAGAAGCTCGTGGCCGCAAAACGTGGCGGCTATTGCTTCGAGCACTCGACGCTGTTGGGCGCGGTCTTGGAGCAGCTTGGCTTTTCGGTCGAACGGCACGCTGCACGCGTCGTCCTGTTCTTGCAGCCGACCGAAGCACCGCGCACGCACATGTTTCTCGTCGTGACGCTTCCGGAGGGGAAATTCGTCGTCGATCCCGGCTTCGGAGGCAGCGGCGCACGATTTCCTGTGCCGCTCGAGGGCAGCGCTGAAAACGCGACGCACTGGATCGCACGCGAAGGCCGCAACATCATCTTACGATTCAAGCGCGACGGAACGGATGTAGACGGCTGGGTGTCGGACTACGAGGAGGTCAACAACCCCATCGACTTCGAGATGGGCAACCATATGACGTCGACCCATCCCACCTCGCCGTTCAGGCAACTCATCATGATGAGCATCGTGACGCCGACCGGTCGCGTTTCGGTCATGAATCGCGATATTACATTCCACGACGGGGACGATGTGATGCCGATGCAGCTTGCCGACCGGCGCGCATTCCGCAATCTACTGGTCGAGCACTACGGCTTCGATCTACCGGAGTTCGACACGTTACGTATTCCCGCAATCCCGGAGTGGGACTAA
- a CDS encoding DMT family transporter, whose product MRGALLGLVALWFAWGLNWSLWRLVLPYTGPLEFIALRTILAGAMLVVLMLVLRRSLNPAPFVPLALIGLLQGVGMNGFSVIAVADSGATKATIFAYTMPFWTVLFARLILHEELKLRQWISVGLGAIGLAIIIAGHGSRVSEVGAVFAMAGGICWALGTVVWKWTIERYTVDPMVMITWQNLVAIIPLGLAALFAHERPMQWNALLTFVFVFNVIVTAVCSWLLWFWVVKRLPAVTAGMSALAIPVIAIVSAYFLVGERPEPLQWAGIFCMLLALLVVNLPGEQRSKVVIPSVGAQSAP is encoded by the coding sequence TTGAGGGGAGCGCTCCTAGGCCTCGTCGCCCTCTGGTTCGCCTGGGGTCTGAACTGGTCGTTGTGGCGGCTCGTTCTTCCCTATACCGGGCCGCTCGAATTCATTGCTCTGCGCACGATTCTGGCAGGCGCGATGCTCGTCGTGCTAATGCTCGTGTTGCGGCGTTCGCTGAACCCTGCGCCCTTCGTGCCGCTCGCGTTGATCGGATTGCTTCAGGGCGTGGGGATGAACGGCTTCTCGGTCATCGCCGTCGCTGACAGCGGCGCGACGAAGGCCACGATCTTCGCTTACACGATGCCGTTCTGGACGGTGCTCTTCGCGCGTTTGATCTTGCACGAAGAGCTCAAGCTACGGCAGTGGATCTCCGTTGGGCTCGGTGCGATCGGCCTCGCTATCATCATTGCGGGTCACGGCTCGCGTGTCTCCGAGGTCGGCGCCGTGTTTGCGATGGCCGGCGGAATCTGTTGGGCGCTCGGAACCGTCGTCTGGAAATGGACGATCGAGCGCTACACCGTCGACCCCATGGTGATGATCACGTGGCAGAACCTCGTCGCGATCATCCCGCTCGGTCTCGCTGCGCTCTTCGCGCACGAGCGGCCGATGCAGTGGAACGCCTTGCTAACGTTCGTGTTCGTCTTCAACGTCATCGTAACGGCAGTCTGCTCGTGGCTCTTATGGTTTTGGGTGGTGAAACGGCTGCCCGCCGTCACGGCCGGGATGAGCGCGCTCGCAATTCCGGTCATCGCGATCGTCAGCGCGTATTTCCTGGTCGGCGAGCGCCCCGAGCCGCTGCAATGGGCTGGGATTTTCTGCATGCTGCTCGCGCTTCTCGTCGTGAACCTGCCGGGAGAACAACGCTCTAAGGTTGTCATCCCGAGCGTAGGAGCGCAGAGCGCTCCGTAG
- the nthA gene encoding nitrile hydratase subunit alpha gives MSDDHDHPHHPEHHLPSSYHEKLTAAVIELLAEKNVLPSEKVTAAIDIMDSRGPNLGAKVVARAWVDPEFKKRLSADGTKACAELGIDVGSLKLVVVENTPQAHNVIVCTLCSCYPKMLLGIPPAWYKSKAYRSRTAREPRKVLHEFGLHVNDGVAVRVHDSTADMRYLVLPMRPSGTEGWSEDKLAELVTRDSMIGVAQANEPIAI, from the coding sequence ATGAGCGACGATCACGACCACCCACATCACCCCGAGCATCATCTGCCGAGCTCGTATCACGAGAAGCTAACGGCAGCCGTCATCGAGCTACTCGCCGAGAAAAACGTGCTCCCGTCAGAAAAGGTCACGGCAGCGATCGACATCATGGATTCCCGCGGGCCGAATCTTGGGGCGAAGGTCGTCGCGCGTGCGTGGGTCGATCCGGAATTCAAGAAGCGCCTGTCGGCCGATGGGACTAAAGCTTGCGCAGAGCTCGGAATCGACGTCGGGTCGCTCAAGCTGGTCGTCGTCGAGAACACGCCGCAGGCGCACAACGTCATCGTCTGCACGCTCTGCTCGTGCTATCCGAAGATGTTGCTTGGCATTCCGCCGGCGTGGTACAAGAGCAAAGCCTATCGCTCACGCACCGCTCGTGAGCCGCGCAAAGTGCTGCACGAGTTCGGTCTTCACGTCAATGACGGCGTCGCGGTGCGCGTCCATGACAGCACCGCCGACATGCGGTATCTCGTGCTCCCGATGCGTCCGTCGGGAACTGAAGGCTGGAGCGAAGACAAACTCGCCGAGCTCGTAACGCGCGATTCGATGATCGGCGTGGCACAAGCGAACGAACCGATCGCCATTTGA
- a CDS encoding SH3-like domain-containing protein, with amino-acid sequence MSARFAPGDRVRVREWFPPGHIRTPYYVRGKRGEIERICGRFNNPERLAYGRADDPKVLYRVRFAQTEVWGRAERPSDTIDIEIYEHWLEPDK; translated from the coding sequence ATGAGCGCACGCTTCGCGCCGGGCGATCGGGTTCGCGTCCGCGAGTGGTTTCCGCCGGGGCACATCCGCACGCCCTACTACGTCCGCGGGAAACGCGGCGAGATCGAGCGCATATGCGGAAGGTTTAACAATCCCGAGCGGCTTGCGTACGGACGTGCCGACGATCCAAAAGTGCTCTACCGCGTGCGCTTCGCGCAAACAGAAGTGTGGGGACGCGCCGAGCGCCCCAGCGACACGATCGACATCGAAATCTACGAACACTGGTTGGAGCCAGACAAATGA